One genomic segment of Mus pahari chromosome 4, PAHARI_EIJ_v1.1, whole genome shotgun sequence includes these proteins:
- the Inka2 gene encoding PAK4-inhibitor INKA2 — protein MKKESKDMDCYLRRLKQELMSMKEVGDGLQDQMNCMMGALQELKLLQVQTALEQLEISGGTPTFSCPESSQEQPECPRWQGSGGPSGPAAWPSSSQPSFDSSPKFPCRRNVCGKELAVLPKTPLPEEHQSCTQQGTEWVEPDDWTSTLMSRGRNRQPLVLGDNVFADLVGNWLDLPELEKGGEKGETGGSIEPKGEKGQSRELGRKFALTTNIFRKFLRSVRPDRDRLLKEKPGWMTPRVSESRAGRSKKVKKRSLSKGSGRFPFSSTGEPRHVETPATSSPKALEPSCRGFDINTAVWV, from the coding sequence ATGTCCAtgaaggaggtgggggatggcTTACAGGATCAGATGAACTGCATGATGGGCGCACTTCAAGAACTGAAGCTCCTACAAGTGCAGACAGCATTGGAACAGCTGGAGATCTCTGGAGGCACGCCCACCTTCAGCTGCCCTGAGAGCTCACAGGAACAGCCTGAGTGCCCTCGCTGGCAGGGTAGTGGAGGTCCTTCTGGGCCTGCTGCCTGGCCCTCCTCCAGCCAACCATCTTTTGACAGTAGCCCCAAGTTCCCATGCCGTAGGAATGTCTGTGGGAAGGAGCTGGCTGTCCTTCCTAAGACCCCGCTGCCGGAGGAGCACCAGAGCTGTACCCAACAGGGGACAGAGTGGGTGGAGCCAGATGACTGGACCTCCACTTTGATGTCACGGGGCAGAAATCGGCAGCCTCTGGTGTTGGGGGACAATGTTTTTGCAGACCTGGTGGGTAACTGGCTAGATTTACCAGAACTGGAAAAGGGTGGGGAGAAAGGTGAGACTGGGGGATCCATTGAACCCAAAGGAGAAAAGGGCCAGTCCAGAGAGCTGGGTCGCAAGTTTGCCCTAACCACAAACATTTTTAGGAAGTTCTTGCGTAGCGTGCGGCCCGACCGAGACCGGCTGCTCAAGGAGAAGCCCGGCTGGATGACACCCAGGGTCTCTGAGTCACGAGCAGGACGCTCGAAGAAAGTCAAGAAGAGGAGCCTTTCTAAGGGCTCAGGACGGTTCCCTTTCTCAAGCACAGGAGAGCCCAGACATGTTGAAACCCCCGCCACAAGCAGTCCCAAGGCCTTAGAACCCTCCTGTAGGGGCTTTGACATTAACACAGCTGTTTGGGTCTGA